A genomic stretch from Malus domestica chromosome 15, GDT2T_hap1 includes:
- the LOC103456028 gene encoding VAN3-binding protein isoform X1, with the protein MSSCSLKCSTNGLLHGVLENIDENGGIVSGTEGSSAPPPETPTESMEFLARSWSLSAMEISKALSHTRVNVASKTLDKSAFSSDDGVESHDRSAMRLMESQLPSGVSPPVSPRDSEEMKELLLLHQALHPDFLSSQQQFLNHGLYKSILRGKTMGRWLKDQKERKKHEIRTQNAQLHAAVSVAGVAAAVASIAASTVFPETSAAHQKTPVSELRTETSAALASAAALVASRCIEIAEEMGAEHDHILSVVSSAVNARTNGDIMTLTAGAATALRGAATLKVRLQKEYGGTTVALAEERCEGNQSNAALNFVSKGGELLKRTRKGALHWKRVSFNTNSNGQVVAKMKSKHMAGTFTKKKKCVVSGVYCDIPAWPGREREDGSKPRAYFGIKTAERTIEFECRSQGDKHMWTEGIRHMLNFMPT; encoded by the exons a TGAGCTCCTGCAGTTTGAAATGCTCAACAAACGGACTACTGCATGGCGTGCTGGAGAACATAGATGAAAATGGAGGTATAGTGAGCGGAACAGAGGGGTCGTCGGCGCCGCCGCCAGAAACTCCAACGGAGTCGATGGAGTTTCTGGCCAGATCGTGGAGTCTCTCAGCCATGGAGATCTCCAAAGCTCTTTCCCACACACGTGTGAACGTTGCTTCCAAGACCCTTGACAAGTCAGCGTTCAGTTCTGATGATGGTGTTGAATCACACGACAGAAGTGCCATGCGTTTAATGGAATCT CAGTTACCCAGTGGAGTTAGCCCTCCAGTTTCGCCAAGAGACAGTGAAGAGATGAAG GAGTTACTTTTACTACACCAAGCACTCCACCCAGACTTCCTTTCCAGCCAGCAACAATTTCTCAATCATGGG CTATACAAGAGCATTTTGCGAGGGAAAACAATGGGCAGATGGTTAAAAGATcagaaggagaggaagaagcaTGAAATCCGAACCCAAAATGCGCAGTTGCACGCTGCTGTTTCTGTGGCTGGGGTTGCTGCTGCTGTAGCATCAATTGCAGCTTCAACTGTATTTCCTGAAACATCAGCTGCCCACCAGAAAACACCAGTATCCGAATTGAGGACGGAAACATCAGCTGCGCTAGCATCCGCAGCAGCTCTAGTCGCTTCGCGTTGCATTGAGATTGCGGAGGAAATGGGAGCTGAGCATGATCATATTCTATCAGTTGTCAGTTCTGCAGTTAATGCAAGGACTAATGGAGATATCATGACCTTAACTGCAGGAGCAGCTACAG CTTTACGCGGAGCTGCCACACTTAAAGTGAGGCTGCAAAAGGAGTATGGTGGCACAACTGTTGCTCTGGCCGAGGAGAGATGTGAAGGCAACCAATCAAATGCAGCATTGAACTTTGTCTCAAAGGGTGGGGAGCTCCTTAAACGTACGAGGAAAG GTGCTCTTCACTGGAAGAGGGTTTCTTTCAATACTAACTCAAATGGGCAG GTTGTAGCCAAAATGAAAAGCAAGCATATGGCGGGAACATTTACGAAAAAGAAGAAAT GTGTGGTCTCTGGAGTCTACTGTGACATCCCAGCTTGGCCCGGCAGGGAAAGAGAAGACGGCAGCAAACCAAGGGCATACTTTGGGATAAAAACAGCTGAAAGGACAATAGAATTTGAATGCAGAAGTCAAGGTGACAAACATATGTGGACTGAAGGGATCCGTCATATGTTGAATTTCATGCCAACATAA
- the LOC103456028 gene encoding VAN3-binding protein isoform X3, which translates to MSSCSLKCSTNGLLHGVLENIDENGGIVSGTEGSSAPPPETPTESMEFLARSWSLSAMEISKALSHTRVNVASKTLDKSAFSSDDGVESHDRSAMRLMESQLPSGVSPPVSPRDSEEMKLYKSILRGKTMGRWLKDQKERKKHEIRTQNAQLHAAVSVAGVAAAVASIAASTVFPETSAAHQKTPVSELRTETSAALASAAALVASRCIEIAEEMGAEHDHILSVVSSAVNARTNGDIMTLTAGAATALRGAATLKVRLQKEYGGTTVALAEERCEGNQSNAALNFVSKGGELLKRTRKGALHWKRVSFNTNSNGQVVAKMKSKHMAGTFTKKKKCVVSGVYCDIPAWPGREREDGSKPRAYFGIKTAERTIEFECRSQGDKHMWTEGIRHMLNFMPT; encoded by the exons a TGAGCTCCTGCAGTTTGAAATGCTCAACAAACGGACTACTGCATGGCGTGCTGGAGAACATAGATGAAAATGGAGGTATAGTGAGCGGAACAGAGGGGTCGTCGGCGCCGCCGCCAGAAACTCCAACGGAGTCGATGGAGTTTCTGGCCAGATCGTGGAGTCTCTCAGCCATGGAGATCTCCAAAGCTCTTTCCCACACACGTGTGAACGTTGCTTCCAAGACCCTTGACAAGTCAGCGTTCAGTTCTGATGATGGTGTTGAATCACACGACAGAAGTGCCATGCGTTTAATGGAATCT CAGTTACCCAGTGGAGTTAGCCCTCCAGTTTCGCCAAGAGACAGTGAAGAGATGAAG CTATACAAGAGCATTTTGCGAGGGAAAACAATGGGCAGATGGTTAAAAGATcagaaggagaggaagaagcaTGAAATCCGAACCCAAAATGCGCAGTTGCACGCTGCTGTTTCTGTGGCTGGGGTTGCTGCTGCTGTAGCATCAATTGCAGCTTCAACTGTATTTCCTGAAACATCAGCTGCCCACCAGAAAACACCAGTATCCGAATTGAGGACGGAAACATCAGCTGCGCTAGCATCCGCAGCAGCTCTAGTCGCTTCGCGTTGCATTGAGATTGCGGAGGAAATGGGAGCTGAGCATGATCATATTCTATCAGTTGTCAGTTCTGCAGTTAATGCAAGGACTAATGGAGATATCATGACCTTAACTGCAGGAGCAGCTACAG CTTTACGCGGAGCTGCCACACTTAAAGTGAGGCTGCAAAAGGAGTATGGTGGCACAACTGTTGCTCTGGCCGAGGAGAGATGTGAAGGCAACCAATCAAATGCAGCATTGAACTTTGTCTCAAAGGGTGGGGAGCTCCTTAAACGTACGAGGAAAG GTGCTCTTCACTGGAAGAGGGTTTCTTTCAATACTAACTCAAATGGGCAG GTTGTAGCCAAAATGAAAAGCAAGCATATGGCGGGAACATTTACGAAAAAGAAGAAAT GTGTGGTCTCTGGAGTCTACTGTGACATCCCAGCTTGGCCCGGCAGGGAAAGAGAAGACGGCAGCAAACCAAGGGCATACTTTGGGATAAAAACAGCTGAAAGGACAATAGAATTTGAATGCAGAAGTCAAGGTGACAAACATATGTGGACTGAAGGGATCCGTCATATGTTGAATTTCATGCCAACATAA
- the LOC103456028 gene encoding VAN3-binding protein isoform X4, translating to MSSCSLKCSTNGLLHGVLENIDENGGIVSGTEGSSAPPPETPTESMEFLARSWSLSAMEISKALSHTRVNVASKTLDKSAFSSDDGVESHDRSAMRLMESLPSGVSPPVSPRDSEEMKLYKSILRGKTMGRWLKDQKERKKHEIRTQNAQLHAAVSVAGVAAAVASIAASTVFPETSAAHQKTPVSELRTETSAALASAAALVASRCIEIAEEMGAEHDHILSVVSSAVNARTNGDIMTLTAGAATALRGAATLKVRLQKEYGGTTVALAEERCEGNQSNAALNFVSKGGELLKRTRKGALHWKRVSFNTNSNGQVVAKMKSKHMAGTFTKKKKCVVSGVYCDIPAWPGREREDGSKPRAYFGIKTAERTIEFECRSQGDKHMWTEGIRHMLNFMPT from the exons a TGAGCTCCTGCAGTTTGAAATGCTCAACAAACGGACTACTGCATGGCGTGCTGGAGAACATAGATGAAAATGGAGGTATAGTGAGCGGAACAGAGGGGTCGTCGGCGCCGCCGCCAGAAACTCCAACGGAGTCGATGGAGTTTCTGGCCAGATCGTGGAGTCTCTCAGCCATGGAGATCTCCAAAGCTCTTTCCCACACACGTGTGAACGTTGCTTCCAAGACCCTTGACAAGTCAGCGTTCAGTTCTGATGATGGTGTTGAATCACACGACAGAAGTGCCATGCGTTTAATGGAATCT TTACCCAGTGGAGTTAGCCCTCCAGTTTCGCCAAGAGACAGTGAAGAGATGAAG CTATACAAGAGCATTTTGCGAGGGAAAACAATGGGCAGATGGTTAAAAGATcagaaggagaggaagaagcaTGAAATCCGAACCCAAAATGCGCAGTTGCACGCTGCTGTTTCTGTGGCTGGGGTTGCTGCTGCTGTAGCATCAATTGCAGCTTCAACTGTATTTCCTGAAACATCAGCTGCCCACCAGAAAACACCAGTATCCGAATTGAGGACGGAAACATCAGCTGCGCTAGCATCCGCAGCAGCTCTAGTCGCTTCGCGTTGCATTGAGATTGCGGAGGAAATGGGAGCTGAGCATGATCATATTCTATCAGTTGTCAGTTCTGCAGTTAATGCAAGGACTAATGGAGATATCATGACCTTAACTGCAGGAGCAGCTACAG CTTTACGCGGAGCTGCCACACTTAAAGTGAGGCTGCAAAAGGAGTATGGTGGCACAACTGTTGCTCTGGCCGAGGAGAGATGTGAAGGCAACCAATCAAATGCAGCATTGAACTTTGTCTCAAAGGGTGGGGAGCTCCTTAAACGTACGAGGAAAG GTGCTCTTCACTGGAAGAGGGTTTCTTTCAATACTAACTCAAATGGGCAG GTTGTAGCCAAAATGAAAAGCAAGCATATGGCGGGAACATTTACGAAAAAGAAGAAAT GTGTGGTCTCTGGAGTCTACTGTGACATCCCAGCTTGGCCCGGCAGGGAAAGAGAAGACGGCAGCAAACCAAGGGCATACTTTGGGATAAAAACAGCTGAAAGGACAATAGAATTTGAATGCAGAAGTCAAGGTGACAAACATATGTGGACTGAAGGGATCCGTCATATGTTGAATTTCATGCCAACATAA
- the LOC103456028 gene encoding VAN3-binding protein isoform X2 produces MSSCSLKCSTNGLLHGVLENIDENGGIVSGTEGSSAPPPETPTESMEFLARSWSLSAMEISKALSHTRVNVASKTLDKSAFSSDDGVESHDRSAMRLMESLPSGVSPPVSPRDSEEMKELLLLHQALHPDFLSSQQQFLNHGLYKSILRGKTMGRWLKDQKERKKHEIRTQNAQLHAAVSVAGVAAAVASIAASTVFPETSAAHQKTPVSELRTETSAALASAAALVASRCIEIAEEMGAEHDHILSVVSSAVNARTNGDIMTLTAGAATALRGAATLKVRLQKEYGGTTVALAEERCEGNQSNAALNFVSKGGELLKRTRKGALHWKRVSFNTNSNGQVVAKMKSKHMAGTFTKKKKCVVSGVYCDIPAWPGREREDGSKPRAYFGIKTAERTIEFECRSQGDKHMWTEGIRHMLNFMPT; encoded by the exons a TGAGCTCCTGCAGTTTGAAATGCTCAACAAACGGACTACTGCATGGCGTGCTGGAGAACATAGATGAAAATGGAGGTATAGTGAGCGGAACAGAGGGGTCGTCGGCGCCGCCGCCAGAAACTCCAACGGAGTCGATGGAGTTTCTGGCCAGATCGTGGAGTCTCTCAGCCATGGAGATCTCCAAAGCTCTTTCCCACACACGTGTGAACGTTGCTTCCAAGACCCTTGACAAGTCAGCGTTCAGTTCTGATGATGGTGTTGAATCACACGACAGAAGTGCCATGCGTTTAATGGAATCT TTACCCAGTGGAGTTAGCCCTCCAGTTTCGCCAAGAGACAGTGAAGAGATGAAG GAGTTACTTTTACTACACCAAGCACTCCACCCAGACTTCCTTTCCAGCCAGCAACAATTTCTCAATCATGGG CTATACAAGAGCATTTTGCGAGGGAAAACAATGGGCAGATGGTTAAAAGATcagaaggagaggaagaagcaTGAAATCCGAACCCAAAATGCGCAGTTGCACGCTGCTGTTTCTGTGGCTGGGGTTGCTGCTGCTGTAGCATCAATTGCAGCTTCAACTGTATTTCCTGAAACATCAGCTGCCCACCAGAAAACACCAGTATCCGAATTGAGGACGGAAACATCAGCTGCGCTAGCATCCGCAGCAGCTCTAGTCGCTTCGCGTTGCATTGAGATTGCGGAGGAAATGGGAGCTGAGCATGATCATATTCTATCAGTTGTCAGTTCTGCAGTTAATGCAAGGACTAATGGAGATATCATGACCTTAACTGCAGGAGCAGCTACAG CTTTACGCGGAGCTGCCACACTTAAAGTGAGGCTGCAAAAGGAGTATGGTGGCACAACTGTTGCTCTGGCCGAGGAGAGATGTGAAGGCAACCAATCAAATGCAGCATTGAACTTTGTCTCAAAGGGTGGGGAGCTCCTTAAACGTACGAGGAAAG GTGCTCTTCACTGGAAGAGGGTTTCTTTCAATACTAACTCAAATGGGCAG GTTGTAGCCAAAATGAAAAGCAAGCATATGGCGGGAACATTTACGAAAAAGAAGAAAT GTGTGGTCTCTGGAGTCTACTGTGACATCCCAGCTTGGCCCGGCAGGGAAAGAGAAGACGGCAGCAAACCAAGGGCATACTTTGGGATAAAAACAGCTGAAAGGACAATAGAATTTGAATGCAGAAGTCAAGGTGACAAACATATGTGGACTGAAGGGATCCGTCATATGTTGAATTTCATGCCAACATAA